From Zalophus californianus isolate mZalCal1 chromosome 16, mZalCal1.pri.v2, whole genome shotgun sequence, one genomic window encodes:
- the SDF2 gene encoding stromal cell-derived factor 2 isoform X1 produces the protein MAVVSLLLLGGLWSAVGASNLAVVTCGSVVKLLNTRHNVRLHSHDVRYGSGSGQQSVTGVTSVDDSNSYWRIRGKTATVCERGTPIKCGQPIRLTHVNTGRNLHSHHFTSPLSGNQEVSAFGEEGEGDYLDDWTVLCNGPYWVRDGEVRFKHSSTEVLLSVTGEQYGRPISGQKEVHGMAQPSQNNYWKAMEGIFMKPSELLKAEAHHAEL, from the exons ATGGCGGTGGTGTCGCTACTGTTGTTGGGGGGTTTGTGGAGTGCTGTGGGAGCGTCCAACTTGGCTGTCGTTACATGCGGCTCTGTGGTGAAGCTACTCAATACGCGCCACAACGTGCGATTGCACTCACACGATGTGCGCTATGGGTCAG GTAGTGGGCAGCAGTCAGTGACAGGTGTAACCTCTGTGGACGACAGCAATAGTTACTGGAGGATACGGGGGAAGACCGCTACAGTGTGTGAGAGAGGAACCCCCATCAAATGTGGCCAACCCATCCGGCTGACACATGTCAACACTGGCCGAAACCTCCATAGTCACCACTTCACCTCACCTCTTTCTGGAAACCAG GAGGTGAGTGCTTTTGGTGAGGAAGGTGAAGGCGATTATCTGGATGACTGGACAGTGCTCTGTAATGGGCCCTACTGGGTGAGGGATGGTGAGGTGCGGTTCAAGCATTCTTCCACTGAAGTTCTGCTGTCTGTCACGGGAGAGCAATATGGTCGACCCATTAGTGGGCAAAAGGAGGTACATGGCATGGCCCAGCCGAGCCAGAACAACTACTGGAAAGCCATGGAAGGCATCTTCATGAAGCCCAGTGAGTTGTTAAAGGCAGAAGCTCATCACGCAGAGCTATGA
- the SDF2 gene encoding stromal cell-derived factor 2 isoform X2 has product MTETGFEPNLSSFKACFQLLQAGTTQCGRDRHVENYSSGQQSVTGVTSVDDSNSYWRIRGKTATVCERGTPIKCGQPIRLTHVNTGRNLHSHHFTSPLSGNQEVSAFGEEGEGDYLDDWTVLCNGPYWVRDGEVRFKHSSTEVLLSVTGEQYGRPISGQKEVHGMAQPSQNNYWKAMEGIFMKPSELLKAEAHHAEL; this is encoded by the exons ATGACAGAGACGGGGTTCGAACCAAATCTGTCCAGTTTCAAAGCCTGCTTTCAGCTACTCCAGGCTGGCACTACTCAGTGCGGGAGAGACAGACATGTAGAAAATTACA GTAGTGGGCAGCAGTCAGTGACAGGTGTAACCTCTGTGGACGACAGCAATAGTTACTGGAGGATACGGGGGAAGACCGCTACAGTGTGTGAGAGAGGAACCCCCATCAAATGTGGCCAACCCATCCGGCTGACACATGTCAACACTGGCCGAAACCTCCATAGTCACCACTTCACCTCACCTCTTTCTGGAAACCAG GAGGTGAGTGCTTTTGGTGAGGAAGGTGAAGGCGATTATCTGGATGACTGGACAGTGCTCTGTAATGGGCCCTACTGGGTGAGGGATGGTGAGGTGCGGTTCAAGCATTCTTCCACTGAAGTTCTGCTGTCTGTCACGGGAGAGCAATATGGTCGACCCATTAGTGGGCAAAAGGAGGTACATGGCATGGCCCAGCCGAGCCAGAACAACTACTGGAAAGCCATGGAAGGCATCTTCATGAAGCCCAGTGAGTTGTTAAAGGCAGAAGCTCATCACGCAGAGCTATGA
- the KIAA0100 gene encoding protein KIAA0100 homolog isoform X7, which produces MPLFFSALLALLLVALSALFLGRWFVVRLATKWCQRKLQAELKIGSFFWIQNVSLKFQQHQQTVEIDSLWISSKLLSHDLPRYVALCFGEVRIRTDLQKVSGLFAPFSQSTGVHQKELYFSPSLLKIFCQLFSVHVDSINIMVLKVATSESLWHIQIRESSFLLDSDEKRLKCEVSLNQINSKVLKSGQLEDTCLAELSLALKLCLEVGISSRQLKSITVGMWTLHAELHEGLFHSQLLRPGPSLAPKPVPCPEVTENWAEPTLPGLYLLQQLPDQVKVKMEITSVVLSMNSQKRHLNWTLKLLHFLYHRDEDQLPLRSFTANSDMAQMSTELLLKDGLLLSQSRQRIVCLNSLKASVQVTTIDLSASVVLNTCIVHYRHQEFAQWLHLLALETQESSSSGFKQRRKRTFPQILAPIIFSTSISNVNVSIQLGDTPPFALGFNSISLDYQHLRPQSIHQRGVLTVDHLCWRVGSDSHIQRAPHPPNMHVWGEALVLDSFTLQGSYNQPLGLSSTQSDTLFLDCTIRGLQVEASDTCAQCLSRILSLMDTQSGKSAVARESSFGESVSLLWKVDLKVEDMNLFTLSALVGASEVRLDTLTVLGSAETSTVGVQGLVLALVKSVTEKMQPCCKAPDIPTPVLSLSMVSITYHSSIRSLEVQCGTGLTLLWSPPDHMYLYQHILATLHCRDLLRATLFPESVPLLALEPPVTASEPKDLLPEPSPPKRLLNLTLEVSTAKLTAFVAEDKFITLAAESVSLTRHGGSLQAYCPELAAGFDGNSIFSFKEVEVQLLPELEEMILHRNPFPVLQTLRNRVWLLSLGSVSVEFPYQYDFSRTLDEAVGVQKWLKGLHRGTHAQASASPAPLPPDLLLKVQHFSWVFLDDVFEVKLRDNYELMKDESKESAKRLQLLDAKVAALRKQHGELLPARKIEELYASLEHKNIEIYIQRSRRLYGNTPMRRALLTWSLAGLELVALADASFHGPERVVEQVQELDPGSPFPAEGIDLVIQWCRMLKCSVKTFLVRIRDYPRYLFEIRDWRLMGRLVGTEQSGQPCSRRRQILHLGLPWGNVAVERNMPPLKFYHDFRSEIFQYTVVWGPCWDPAWTLISQSVDLLTKPSADPSPPLPWWDKSRLLFHGDWHMDIEQANLHQLATEDPYNTTENMHWEWSHLSFHWKPGQFVFKGDLDVNVRTASKYDDCCFLHLPDLCMTLDLQWLCHGNPHDHHSVTLRAPEFLPEVPLGQLHDSYRAFRSENLNLSIKMDLTRHSGTISQPRILLYSSTLRWMQNFWATWTSVTRPICRGKLFNNLKPSKKKLGQHYKQLSYTALFPQLQVHYWASFAQQRGVQIECSQGHVFTRGTQRLIPQAGTVMRRLISDWSVTQMVSDLSQVTVHLMASPTEENADHCLDPLVTKTHLLSLSSLTYQRHSNRTAEEVPTCCRS; this is translated from the exons ATGCCCCTGTTCTTCTCTGCGCTGTTGGCCTTGCTTTTGGTTGCCCTCAGCGCCCTCTTCTTAGGCCG GTGGTTTGTGGTCCGGTTGGCCACCAAGTGGTGTCAgcggaagctgcaggcagagctaAAGATTGGCTCCTTTTTTTGGATCCAGAATGTCAGCCTTAAGTTTCAGCAGCACCAGCAAACAGTG GAAATTGATAGCCTGTGGATTTCCAGCAAACTCCTTAGCCATGATCTGCC ACGCTATGTGGCATTGTGCTTTGGAGAAGTGCGTATCAGAACGGACCTACAGAAGGTGTCTGGCCTATTTGCCCCATTTTCCCAGAGCACTGGGGTGCATCAAAAGGAACTGTACTTCAGTCCTTCCTTACTGAAGATTTTCTGTCAG CTGTTCTCCGTTCATGTAGATTCTATAAACATCATGGTTCTCAAGGTGGCTACTTCCGAGTCTTTGTGGCACATTCAGATCAGAGAAAGCAGCTTTCTTTTGGATAGTGATGAGAAAAG gcTGAAATGTGAGGTGAGCCTAAATCAGATCAACAGCAAAGTCCTAAAGAGTGGCCAGTTG GAGGATACCTGCCTTGCGGAGCTCTCACTGGCCCTAAAGTTGTGTCTAGAGGTGGGCATCAGCAGTCGGCAACTGAAGTCGATCACTGTGGGTATGTGGACACTCCATGCGGAACTGCACGAGGGCCTTTTCCATAGTCAGCTGCTACGCCCAGGCCCAAGCCTGGCACCCAAACCTGTTCCTTGTCCAG aGGTGACAGAGAACTGGGCTGAGCCAACTCTGCCTGGCCTGTACCTCCTTCAGCAGCTGCCAGATCAGGTCAAGGTGAAAATGGAGATTACAAGTGTGGTGCTGTCCATGAATAGTCAAAAGAG GCACCTGAACTGGACGCTGAAGCTGCTACATTTCCTGTACCACCGTGATGAGGATCAGCTGCCTCTTCGAAGCTTCACAGCAAACTCTGATATGGCACAGATGAGCACTGAACTCCTACTGAAAG ATGGGTTGTTGCTGTCCCAGAGCCGCCAGCGCATTGTCTGTCTCAACTCCCTCAAGGCTAGTGTGCAG GTGACCACCATTGACCTCTCAGCCTCTGTGGTCTTGAACACATGTATCGTTCATTACCGGCACCAGGAATTCGCTCAGTGGCTGCACCTGCTAGCATTGGAGACCCAAGAGTCTAGTTCATCTGGTTTtaagcaaagaaggaaaag AACCTTCCCCCAAATCCTGGCTCCCATCATCTTTAGCACCTCCATCTCCAATGTCAACGTTTCCATTCAGCTTGGTGATACACCACCCTTTGCCTTGGGATTCAATTCCATCTCTCTAG ATTACCAGCACTTGAGGCCACAAAGTATCCATCAGCGGGGTGTCCTAACTGTGGACCATCTCTGCTGGCGGGTGGGCAGTGACTCCCACATTCAGCGGGCACCCCACCCACCCAATATGCATGTTTGGGGTGAAGCACTTGTCCTGGACTCCTTCACATTACAG gGTAGCTATAACCAGCCTTTGGGCCTGTCTAGTACCCAGTCGGATACCCTCTTTCTTGATTGTACCATCCGTGGACTGCAGGTAGAAGCATCAGATACCTGTGCCCAATGTCTCTCTCGCATTTTATCCTTGATGGACACACAATCTGGGAAGTCAGCTGTTGCTAGAGAATCTTCATTTGGGGAATCTGTGTCATTACTGTGGAAGGTGGACTTGAAGGTGGAGGACATGAATTTGTTCACCCTTTCTGCCCTGGTTG GTGCTTCCGAGGTCCGACTGGACACGCTGACTGTCCTGGGAAGTGCTGAAACTTCCACTGTGGGTGTCCAGGGACTTGTGCTTGCCCTGGTGAAGTCAGTCACAGAGAAGATGCAGCCCTGCTGCAAGGCTCCTGACATCCCCACTCCCGTGCTCAGCCTCTCCATGGTCTCCATTACCTATCACAGCAGCATCCGCTCTCTGGAG GTTCAATGTGGTACAGGGCTCACCTTACTTTGGAGCCCCCCAGATCACATGTACCTATACCAGCACATCCTGGCTACCCTGCATTGCCGAGACCTACTAAGAGCCACTCTGTTTCCCGAGTCTGTTCCACTCCTTGCACTAGAGCCTCCAGTGACTGCGTCTGAACCCAAAGACCTTCTCCCTGAGCCATCTCCCCCAAAGCGGCTACTAAATCTGACGCTAGAGGTGAGCACAGCTAAGCTGACAGCTTTTGTAGCTGAGGACAAGTTCATTACCCTGGCTGCGGAGAGCGTGTCGCTGACCCGGCATGGGGGTTCACTGCAGGCTTACTGCCCAGAGCTGGCTGCTGGCTTTGATGGCAATAGCATCTTCAGCTTCAAGGAGGTGGAGGTACAGCTGCTGCCTGAACTGGAGGAGATGATCCTGCACCGGAACCCTTTCCCTGTGCTGCAGACCCTCCGGAACCGTGTTTGGCTCCTCTCCCTGGGCTCAGTCTCAGTGGAGTTTCCTTATCAGTATGATTTCTCTCGAACTCTGGATGAGGCTGTGGGAGTTCAGAAATGGCTGAAGGGGCTGCATCGAGGAACTCATGCTCAGGCTTCTGCAagccctgccccactcccacctGATCTACTCTTGAAGGTTCAGCACTTCTCATGGGTTTTCCTGGATGATGTTTTTGAGGTGAAACTTCGTGATAACTATGAACTGATGAAGGATGAAAGTAAGGAGAGTGCCAAAAGGCTGCAGCTGCTGGATGCCAAGGTGGCTGCCCTTCGGAAGCAACACGGGGAGTTATTGCCAGCCCGTAAAATTGAGGAGCTCTATGCCTCTTTGGAACATAAAAACATTGAAATCTACATTCAGCGCTCCCGTCGTCTCTATGGCAACACACCTATGCGCCGGGCACTGCTCACTTGGAGCCTGGCAGGACTAGAGCTGGTAGCTCTGGCAGATGCCTCCTTCCATGGCCCTGAGCGTGTAGTAGAGCAAGTTCAAGAGCTTGATCCAGGCAGCCCTTTTCCTGCCGAGGGAATAGATCTTGTCATTCAGTGGTGTCGTATGCTCAAGTGCAGTGTTAAGACATTTTTGG TCCGGATAAGAGATTATCCCCGGTACCTGTTCGAGATACGTGACTGGCGGCTGATGGGTCGACTTGTGGGCACCGAGCAGAGTGGTCAGCCTTGCTCCCGGCGGCGTCAGATCTTGCACTTGGGGCTTCCATGGGGTAATGTGGCAGTAGAGAGGAACATGCCCCCACTCAAGTTCTATCACGACTTCCGCT CGGAAATCTTTCAGTACACAGTGGTATGGGGCCCttgctgggatccagcctggaCACTGATTAGCCAGTCTGTGGACCTCTTGACCAAGCCCTCAGCTGACCCCAGCCCCCCCTTGCCCTGGTGGGATAAGAGCCGTCTTCTGTTCCATGGGGACTGGCACATGGACATTGAACAGGCAAATCTGCACCAGCTGGCTACTGAG GACCCGTACAACACAACAGAAAATATGCACTGGGAGTGGAGCCACCTGTCTTTTCACTGGAAACCTGGTCAGTTTGTGTTCAAAGGTGACTTGGATGTCAACGTGAGAACAGCTTCTAA GTATGATGACTGCTGCTTCCTTCACCTGCCTGACCTCTGCATGACACTGGACCTGCAGTGGCTATGCCATGGAAACCCCCATGATCACCACAGTGTCACTCTGCGGGCCCCAGAGTTTCTGCCTGAGGTGCCCTTGGGCCAGCTCCATGACTCCTACCGGGCATTCCGCTCTGAGAACCTCAATCTCTCCATCAAGATGGATCTGACCCGGCACAGTGGGA CAATATCCCAGCCCCGGATTCTGTTATATAGTAGTACCCTGCGCTGGATGCAAAACTTCTGGGCAACTTGGACTAGTGTCACAAGGCCTATCTGTAGGGGAAAGCTCTTCAATAACCTGAAACCTAGCAAGAAGAAACTTGGCCAGCACTACAAGCAGCTTTCCTATACTGCACTTTTTCCCCAGCTGCAG GTGCATTACTGGGCCTCATTCGCCCAGCAACGGGGCGTCCAGATTGAGTGCAGTCAGGGCCATGTCTTTACTAGGGGAACTCAGCGGCTTATACCTCAAG CGGGCACAGTGATGCGGCGCCTCATCTCTGACTGGAGTGTGACCCAGATGGTTAGTGACCTAAGTCAGGTGACTGTTCACCTGATGGCTTCGCCCACTGAAGAAAATGCTGATCACTGCCTTGATCCCTTGGTAACAAAGACCCACCTACTGAGCCTGTCCTCCCTCACCTACCAGCGGCATAGCAATCGCACGGCTGAGGAG GTGCCTACATGTTGCAGAAGCTGA